One genomic segment of Nonomuraea coxensis DSM 45129 includes these proteins:
- a CDS encoding suppressor of fused domain protein, translated as MAIFRSASGEGGAEVVLAVGNPYGSRTLVVERDEDASVAYLCSPDGTVHGAVWLANHRPAPAVVDLARINSGLPPLMPRPNTLRPEGRRPLGQLSALWFEEGDGVALYEDDDLLAVIPGWADMSRGMPGYARDAVGESPFAWALSEALEGLEPRIANARSYWRWRHGEGSWPSFQQFVMGHLDRVLGPAGRYWDASGERLPTVGITERPPQGKRDYTVLSTVGMSCQRMPTVEQWIDKPGAYARIELAVATRDDPRDAALLLVWLAQYPWHSVTWLGHAHTARWYHEPETFPLGPQYSGVLMLADAPHMPDMSGFAFGGEAVRWLWLTPVTAEALDTHH; from the coding sequence ATGGCGATTTTTCGGTCGGCGTCCGGGGAGGGTGGCGCCGAGGTGGTTCTCGCCGTCGGCAACCCGTACGGAAGCCGCACGCTCGTCGTCGAACGGGACGAGGACGCCTCGGTAGCTTACCTGTGCTCGCCAGACGGCACCGTCCACGGCGCCGTCTGGCTGGCCAACCACCGGCCCGCCCCGGCGGTCGTGGACCTCGCGCGGATCAACTCGGGCCTGCCGCCGCTCATGCCCCGCCCCAACACGCTGCGCCCGGAGGGCCGCCGCCCGCTGGGGCAGCTCAGCGCGCTGTGGTTCGAGGAGGGCGACGGCGTCGCGCTGTACGAGGACGACGACCTGCTCGCGGTCATCCCCGGCTGGGCCGACATGAGCCGCGGCATGCCCGGCTACGCGCGGGACGCGGTGGGCGAGTCGCCGTTCGCGTGGGCGCTGTCGGAGGCGCTGGAGGGGCTCGAACCCCGGATCGCCAACGCCCGCTCCTACTGGCGCTGGCGGCACGGCGAGGGGTCGTGGCCGTCGTTCCAGCAGTTCGTGATGGGGCACCTGGACCGGGTGCTCGGCCCCGCCGGACGCTACTGGGACGCGAGCGGCGAGCGGCTGCCCACGGTCGGCATCACCGAACGGCCGCCCCAGGGCAAGCGCGACTACACCGTGCTGTCCACGGTCGGGATGAGCTGCCAGCGCATGCCGACGGTCGAGCAGTGGATCGACAAGCCCGGCGCGTACGCCAGGATCGAGCTGGCCGTGGCCACCCGCGACGACCCGAGGGACGCGGCGCTGCTGCTGGTGTGGCTGGCGCAGTATCCGTGGCACTCGGTCACCTGGCTGGGGCACGCGCACACGGCCCGGTGGTATCACGAGCCGGAGACGTTCCCGCTGGGGCCGCAGTACTCGGGGGTGCTGATGCTGGCCGACGCCCCCCACATGCCTGACATGTCGGGATTCGCGTTCGGGGGTGAGGCGGTCCGGTGGCTCTGGCTGACGCCCGTCACCGCCGAAGCCCTCGACACCCACCACTGA
- the rlmN gene encoding 23S rRNA (adenine(2503)-C(2))-methyltransferase RlmN, translated as MSQPPGQLTFVAPRRAKPARHLADLPMPERRAAVTELGEKAFRADQLSRHYFERLTADVSAMTDLPAAAREKLSALLPTLLTPVRELATDGGTTRKTLWRLFDGALVESVLMRYPDRVTMCVSSQAGCGMNCPFCATGQAGLTRNMSTAEIVEQVVAGARALAAGEVPGGPGRVSNVVFMGMGEPLANYKQVIGAVRRLVEPAPHGLGISARGVTVSTVGLVPAIGKLADEGLPVTLALSLHAPDDELRDTLVPINTRWKVAEVLDAAWAYAARTKRRVSIEYALIKDINDQEWRADLLGKLVKNKLVHVNLIPLNPTPGSKWTASRPEDERAFVRRLQFHGVPVTVRDTRGREIDGACGQLAAAE; from the coding sequence GTGTCCCAGCCCCCAGGTCAGCTCACCTTCGTCGCGCCGCGACGGGCCAAGCCCGCCCGGCACCTGGCCGACCTGCCGATGCCCGAGCGGCGGGCCGCGGTGACCGAGCTGGGTGAGAAGGCCTTCCGCGCCGACCAGCTCTCGCGTCACTACTTCGAGCGGCTCACGGCGGACGTCTCCGCGATGACCGACCTGCCCGCCGCCGCCCGCGAGAAGCTGTCCGCGCTGCTGCCGACCCTGCTCACCCCGGTGCGCGAGCTGGCCACCGACGGCGGCACCACCCGCAAGACGCTGTGGCGGCTGTTCGACGGGGCGCTGGTCGAGTCGGTGCTCATGCGCTATCCCGACCGGGTCACGATGTGCGTGTCGTCGCAGGCCGGCTGCGGCATGAACTGCCCGTTCTGCGCCACCGGGCAGGCGGGCCTGACCCGCAACATGTCCACGGCCGAGATCGTCGAGCAGGTCGTGGCGGGCGCGCGGGCGCTGGCGGCGGGCGAGGTGCCGGGAGGTCCCGGTAGGGTCAGCAACGTCGTGTTCATGGGCATGGGCGAGCCGCTGGCCAACTACAAGCAGGTGATCGGCGCGGTCCGGCGGCTGGTCGAGCCGGCTCCGCACGGGCTCGGCATCTCGGCGCGGGGCGTGACGGTCTCCACCGTCGGCCTGGTGCCGGCCATCGGCAAGCTCGCCGACGAAGGGCTGCCGGTCACGCTGGCGCTGTCGCTGCACGCGCCCGACGACGAGCTGCGTGACACGCTGGTGCCGATCAACACCCGGTGGAAGGTGGCCGAGGTGCTGGACGCGGCATGGGCGTACGCGGCGCGGACCAAGCGGCGCGTGTCCATCGAGTACGCGCTGATCAAGGACATCAACGACCAGGAATGGCGGGCCGACCTGCTCGGCAAGCTGGTCAAGAACAAACTGGTGCACGTCAACCTGATCCCGCTCAACCCGACGCCGGGCTCCAAATGGACCGCGTCACGGCCGGAGGACGAGCGGGCGTTCGTGCGGCGGCTGCAGTTCCACGGCGTGCCGGTGACCGTGCGTGACACGCGCGGGCGGGAGATCGACGGCGCCTGCGGGCAGCTCGCCGCGGCCGAATAG
- a CDS encoding ABC transporter ATP-binding protein, with translation MRLSKVSFRYRRRDPFVIQGADAELAPGDVVELTGVNGAGKSTLLRLLAGLSRPTKGTIGGRPAVVGFAPDRFPAGQPFTVAAYLRHVSRMRGGARWEPWAERLHMEHLLDTPLGELSKGGGHKVGLTQALMAEPGLLIMDEPFAGLDAATRAVLPGLATEVAGRGGIVVVSDHQGGLRGLPALRHWTVADGRLHEPSSPAPPPVSPPDELVTVAVRVPAGELPRFLARMRGEGYPAREIEESAR, from the coding sequence ATGCGACTGTCCAAGGTCTCTTTCCGCTACCGGCGGCGTGATCCCTTCGTCATCCAAGGGGCCGACGCCGAGCTCGCGCCCGGCGACGTCGTCGAGCTCACCGGGGTCAACGGCGCGGGCAAGTCCACCCTGCTGCGGCTGCTGGCCGGCCTGTCGAGGCCCACGAAGGGGACGATCGGCGGGCGGCCGGCGGTGGTCGGGTTCGCCCCGGACCGGTTCCCGGCGGGGCAGCCGTTCACGGTGGCGGCGTACCTGCGGCACGTCTCGCGGATGCGCGGCGGGGCCCGCTGGGAGCCGTGGGCCGAACGACTGCACATGGAGCACCTGCTGGACACCCCGCTGGGCGAGTTGTCGAAGGGCGGCGGGCACAAGGTGGGGCTGACGCAGGCGCTGATGGCCGAACCGGGGCTGCTGATCATGGACGAGCCGTTCGCCGGGCTGGACGCCGCCACCCGCGCCGTGCTGCCCGGCCTGGCCACGGAGGTGGCCGGCCGGGGCGGCATCGTCGTCGTCAGCGACCACCAGGGCGGCCTGCGCGGGTTACCGGCGCTGCGGCACTGGACGGTCGCCGACGGCCGCCTCCACGAGCCCTCGTCACCCGCTCCCCCGCCGGTGAGCCCCCCGGACGAGCTCGTCACCGTCGCCGTACGGGTGCCCGCCGGCGAGCTGCCCCGCTTCCTCGCCCGGATGCGCGGCGAGGGTTACCCGGCCCGCGAGATCGAGGAGTCCGCCCGATGA
- a CDS encoding DivIVA domain-containing protein, whose translation MNRFPRVMGMRSGYDPAEVDALIGRIEATLGRGPRTHEPITADEVRAATFRAKRGGYQETAVDFALEAFVVALETQAKWPVRLALAEPTGELLREEWFETQAARVERVAFRSGRMGTGYNEDEVDAFLDRIVATLRGTTDFPVTAKEVREARFSAVLVRSGYLMADVDSFLAGIADVLEQRNA comes from the coding sequence TTGAACCGCTTTCCGCGCGTCATGGGCATGCGTTCTGGCTATGATCCGGCGGAGGTCGACGCCCTGATCGGCCGCATCGAGGCCACCTTGGGCCGTGGCCCCCGTACGCACGAGCCGATCACCGCCGACGAGGTGCGGGCGGCCACGTTCCGCGCCAAACGCGGCGGCTACCAGGAGACCGCGGTCGACTTCGCCCTGGAGGCGTTCGTGGTGGCGCTGGAGACGCAGGCCAAGTGGCCGGTACGGCTGGCCCTCGCCGAGCCGACCGGCGAGCTGCTGCGCGAGGAGTGGTTCGAGACCCAGGCGGCCAGGGTCGAGCGCGTCGCCTTCCGCTCGGGCCGCATGGGCACCGGCTACAACGAGGACGAGGTGGACGCCTTCCTCGACCGCATCGTGGCCACCCTGCGCGGCACCACCGACTTCCCGGTGACGGCGAAGGAGGTGCGGGAGGCGCGGTTCTCGGCCGTGCTGGTGCGCTCGGGCTACCTCATGGCGGACGTCGACTCCTTCCTCGCGGGCATCGCCGACGTGCTGGAGCAGCGGAACGCCTGA
- a CDS encoding HAD family hydrolase — translation MRWVTFDCFGTLVDWRHGLRTSAELIAPGRGERLLEAYNRHEHAVQAESPALRYRHVLAETLRRACAEERIELGGDDATVLAATIPYWPVFPEVGAELLAVRAAGWNLALLTNCDRDLIAETLRRLPVPFDAVVTAEDVRDYKPSLAHFTTFRRAHEPAAWVHVAQSYFHDLVPAHRLGLRRIWINRLGERAPDGGVVQRELPDLRGLLTAVESA, via the coding sequence ATGAGATGGGTGACGTTCGACTGCTTCGGAACGCTCGTCGACTGGCGGCACGGCCTGCGCACCAGCGCCGAGCTGATCGCTCCAGGACGGGGAGAGCGGCTGCTGGAGGCGTACAACCGGCACGAGCACGCGGTGCAGGCCGAGTCGCCGGCGCTCCGCTACCGCCACGTGCTGGCCGAGACGCTGCGCCGGGCCTGCGCCGAGGAGCGGATCGAGCTGGGCGGCGACGACGCCACGGTGCTCGCCGCCACGATCCCGTACTGGCCGGTCTTCCCCGAGGTCGGCGCCGAGCTGTTGGCCGTGCGCGCGGCCGGCTGGAACCTCGCGCTGCTCACCAACTGCGACCGCGACCTGATCGCGGAGACGCTGCGGCGGCTGCCCGTGCCGTTCGACGCGGTGGTGACCGCCGAGGACGTGCGGGACTACAAGCCGTCCCTGGCGCACTTCACCACGTTCCGGCGCGCGCACGAGCCGGCCGCGTGGGTGCACGTGGCGCAGAGCTACTTCCACGACCTGGTGCCCGCCCACCGGCTCGGCCTCCGCCGGATCTGGATCAACCGGCTCGGCGAGCGCGCCCCCGACGGCGGCGTCGTCCAGCGTGAGCTCCCCGACCTGCGCGGGCTGCTCACCGCCGTGGAGAGCGCCTGA
- a CDS encoding GNAT family N-acetyltransferase — MTMSVRAIGPADLESVSAVLRESWGGTTLVALGRGELVDAAAQPGFVAELDGELAGVVTWRERDGAVEILTIDAVLPGKGVGRALLDAVRARRLKPSIPREADGIPIRHELELELLL; from the coding sequence ATGACCATGTCCGTACGAGCCATCGGGCCGGCCGACCTGGAGAGCGTGTCGGCGGTGCTGCGGGAGAGCTGGGGCGGCACCACGCTCGTCGCCCTGGGCCGGGGCGAGCTGGTGGACGCCGCCGCCCAGCCCGGCTTCGTCGCCGAGCTCGACGGCGAGCTCGCCGGCGTCGTCACCTGGAGGGAGCGGGACGGCGCGGTGGAGATCCTCACGATCGACGCCGTGCTCCCCGGCAAGGGGGTGGGCCGGGCGCTGCTCGACGCGGTCCGGGCGAGGCGGCTGAAGCCCTCCATCCCGCGCGAGGCCGACGGGATTCCCATCAGGCACGAGCTGGAGCTGGAGCTCCTGCTCTAG
- a CDS encoding AI-2E family transporter, with product MRPWRLLGWIGVIAVAGFCLTKVATVAISVVIGVFLTALLAPAARRLWRHGFNRALATTVVFVTALVMAAAFIALLVPPTVESVTEMRASVGKVLNDLHIFLAGFGINDRQLLSQATDWLSGQGRTITTGALAGVRTAGEIVVGAVLAVILSVYFVHSGDHLFRWLVSLAPAKARGRLMWGGELIFSVIGRYVRGIAIVGAVDGFFIGLALWILGVPMALPLAVLTFVGAFLPVVGAFLAGLLAAVVALVAKGWLVALIVVAVTIAVQQLEGHVLAPQIYGKALELPGAVILVAIALGSVVAGIVGAFLAAPVTSVVVALMHRHAEHTDEPPAPAPAERPPPSPPGPSPQAPPQGA from the coding sequence ATGAGGCCGTGGCGCTTGCTGGGATGGATCGGCGTGATCGCCGTGGCCGGCTTCTGCCTCACCAAGGTGGCCACGGTCGCGATCTCGGTCGTCATCGGCGTGTTCCTGACGGCGCTGCTCGCGCCGGCCGCCCGCCGGCTCTGGCGGCACGGCTTCAACCGGGCCCTCGCCACCACGGTCGTCTTCGTCACCGCGCTGGTGATGGCGGCGGCGTTCATCGCGCTGCTCGTGCCGCCCACGGTGGAGAGCGTGACGGAGATGCGGGCCAGCGTCGGCAAGGTGCTCAACGACCTGCACATCTTCCTCGCCGGGTTCGGCATCAACGACCGGCAGCTCCTCTCCCAGGCCACCGACTGGCTGTCCGGCCAGGGCCGGACGATCACCACCGGCGCGCTGGCCGGGGTCAGGACGGCCGGCGAGATCGTGGTCGGCGCGGTGCTCGCGGTGATCCTGTCGGTGTACTTCGTGCACAGCGGCGACCACCTGTTCCGGTGGCTGGTGAGCCTCGCGCCCGCCAAGGCCAGGGGCCGGCTGATGTGGGGCGGCGAGCTGATCTTCTCCGTGATCGGCCGCTACGTCCGCGGCATCGCGATCGTCGGCGCGGTGGACGGGTTCTTCATCGGCCTCGCACTGTGGATCCTCGGCGTGCCGATGGCGCTGCCGCTCGCGGTGCTGACGTTCGTCGGGGCGTTCCTGCCGGTGGTGGGGGCGTTCCTCGCCGGGCTGCTCGCGGCCGTGGTGGCGCTGGTGGCCAAGGGCTGGCTGGTGGCGCTCATCGTGGTCGCGGTGACCATCGCGGTGCAGCAGCTCGAAGGGCACGTGCTGGCGCCGCAGATCTACGGCAAGGCGCTCGAACTGCCGGGGGCGGTCATCCTGGTGGCGATCGCGCTGGGCAGCGTGGTCGCCGGGATCGTCGGGGCGTTCCTCGCCGCGCCGGTCACGTCGGTGGTGGTGGCGCTGATGCACCGGCACGCGGAGCACACCGACGAGCCGCCCGCCCCGGCTCCTGCGGAGCGACCGCCGCCGTCTCCTCCCGGCCCTTCTCCCCAGGCTCCCCCGCAGGGCGCCTAG
- the iolD gene encoding 3D-(3,5/4)-trihydroxycyclohexane-1,2-dione acylhydrolase (decyclizing), with translation MTRLTVAQAVVRFLARQWSERDGVERRFFAGCVGIFGHGNVAGMGQALADDDELPYLLSRNEQAMVHTAAGYARASNRLATLACTTSIGPGATNMVTGAAGATINRLPVLLLPGDIFSTRVASPLLQELEDQRSYDVSVNDCLKPVSRYWDRINRPEQLPSALLAAMRVLTDPAETGAVTLALPQDVQAEAYDWPDELFARRVWHVPRPRPERAALARAAERLRAAERPLIVAGGGVLHSEATDELRAFAERVGIPVAETQAGKGALPHGHPLALGAVGATGTTAANELAREADVIIGVGTRYSDFTTASRTLFAPDAAFVNVNVTGFDAAKLSGLQLVADAREGLADLAGALEGWRAPAALGERAGELIRAWDAAVDAAYGLEGTPPSQAAVIGAVNAAAGEDGVVVCAAGSMPGDLHKLWRPSGPGSYHVEYGYSCMGYEIAGGLGVKLAAPEREVFVLVGDGSYLMMAQELVTAVAEGVKLTVVLVDNSGFASIGRLSESVGARRLGTAYTARDGGPLPVDLAANAASLGASVVRAETVADLRKALDAARAGEATTVIYVRTDRMADDVPSSQAWWDVPVAQVGPPEEIRDGYAAAKRAQHLHLGPS, from the coding sequence ATGACCCGGTTGACCGTCGCGCAGGCCGTCGTGCGTTTCCTGGCGCGGCAGTGGAGCGAGCGTGACGGCGTGGAGCGCCGCTTCTTCGCCGGCTGCGTCGGCATCTTCGGCCACGGCAACGTGGCGGGGATGGGCCAGGCCCTCGCGGACGACGACGAGCTGCCCTACCTGCTGAGCCGCAACGAGCAGGCCATGGTGCACACGGCGGCCGGCTACGCCCGCGCGAGCAACCGGCTGGCCACGCTGGCCTGCACCACCTCGATCGGGCCCGGCGCGACCAACATGGTCACCGGCGCGGCGGGCGCCACCATCAACCGGCTGCCGGTGCTGCTGCTGCCCGGCGACATCTTCTCGACGCGGGTGGCGAGCCCTCTGTTGCAGGAGCTGGAGGACCAGCGCTCCTACGACGTGTCGGTCAACGACTGCCTGAAGCCGGTCTCCCGCTACTGGGACCGGATCAACCGGCCCGAGCAGCTTCCGTCCGCGCTGCTCGCGGCCATGCGGGTGCTCACCGACCCGGCCGAGACCGGCGCGGTGACGCTCGCGCTGCCGCAGGACGTGCAGGCCGAGGCGTACGACTGGCCCGACGAGCTGTTCGCCCGCCGGGTCTGGCACGTGCCGCGGCCCCGCCCCGAGCGGGCCGCCCTGGCGCGGGCCGCCGAACGTCTGCGCGCCGCCGAGCGGCCGCTGATCGTGGCGGGCGGCGGCGTGCTCCACAGCGAGGCCACGGACGAGCTGCGGGCCTTCGCCGAGCGGGTCGGCATTCCGGTGGCCGAGACGCAGGCCGGCAAGGGGGCGCTGCCGCACGGGCATCCGCTCGCCCTCGGCGCGGTCGGCGCGACCGGCACCACGGCGGCCAACGAGCTGGCCCGCGAGGCGGACGTGATCATCGGCGTCGGCACCCGCTACAGCGACTTCACCACCGCCTCGCGCACCCTGTTCGCCCCGGACGCGGCGTTCGTCAACGTCAACGTCACCGGCTTCGACGCGGCCAAGCTGTCGGGTCTCCAGCTCGTCGCCGACGCCCGCGAGGGCCTGGCGGACCTGGCCGGCGCGCTGGAGGGCTGGCGCGCCCCGGCCGCGCTGGGCGAGCGGGCGGGCGAGCTGATCCGCGCGTGGGACGCTGCGGTGGACGCGGCGTACGGGCTGGAGGGCACGCCGCCCTCGCAGGCCGCGGTGATCGGCGCGGTCAACGCCGCCGCGGGCGAGGACGGCGTCGTGGTGTGCGCGGCCGGTTCGATGCCCGGCGACCTGCACAAGCTCTGGCGGCCGAGCGGTCCTGGCAGCTACCACGTCGAGTACGGCTACTCGTGCATGGGCTACGAGATCGCCGGCGGGCTCGGCGTGAAGCTGGCGGCGCCGGAGCGCGAGGTGTTCGTGCTGGTCGGCGACGGGTCGTACCTGATGATGGCGCAGGAGCTGGTCACCGCCGTGGCCGAGGGCGTCAAGCTGACCGTGGTGCTCGTGGACAACTCCGGCTTCGCCTCGATCGGGCGGCTGTCGGAGAGCGTCGGCGCGCGGCGGCTCGGCACCGCCTACACCGCCCGCGACGGCGGGCCGCTCCCGGTGGACCTGGCCGCCAACGCCGCCAGCCTGGGCGCGTCCGTGGTCCGCGCCGAGACGGTCGCCGACCTGCGCAAGGCGCTCGACGCGGCGCGGGCGGGCGAGGCGACGACGGTGATCTACGTACGCACCGACCGGATGGCCGACGACGTGCCCTCCTCGCAGGCGTGGTGGGACGTGCCCGTGGCGCAGGTCGGCCCGCCGGAGGAGATCCGCGACGGGTACGCCGCCGCCAAGCGCGCGCAGCACCTCCACCTCGGTCCTTCCTGA
- the iolB gene encoding 5-deoxy-glucuronate isomerase — MTYLPYGKTASGPWSVEVTPSQAGWTYSGLRILDLTGEPVTFSTGEEELLVLPLAGSCSVRLPGDRFELAGRPSVFDGPSDFAYVPIGTEVTIEGAGRIALPSARATEALPARYVAAAEVPVELRGAGQASRQVNNFCAPGVFDCHKLMAVEVLTPSGNWSSYPPHKHDTPNPGEAVLEEIYYFEVADQGLGYQRVYSSEGGRIDTLAEVSSGDVVLVPYGYHGPSMAAPGYDLYYLNVLAGPAEERSMAFCDDPRHAWIRSSWEGQRIDPRLPFGRTS, encoded by the coding sequence ATGACCTATCTTCCGTACGGCAAGACCGCGAGCGGCCCCTGGTCGGTCGAGGTCACCCCGTCCCAGGCCGGCTGGACCTACTCCGGCCTGCGGATCCTCGACCTGACCGGCGAGCCGGTGACGTTCTCCACCGGCGAGGAGGAGCTGCTGGTCCTCCCGCTGGCGGGCTCGTGCTCGGTGCGTCTGCCCGGGGACAGGTTCGAGCTGGCGGGGCGGCCGTCGGTCTTCGACGGGCCCTCCGACTTCGCGTACGTCCCGATCGGCACGGAGGTCACCATCGAGGGGGCGGGGCGGATCGCGCTGCCCTCGGCCCGTGCCACCGAGGCCCTTCCCGCCCGGTACGTCGCGGCGGCCGAGGTGCCGGTCGAGCTGCGCGGCGCCGGCCAGGCCAGCCGCCAGGTCAACAACTTCTGCGCGCCCGGCGTCTTCGACTGCCACAAGCTCATGGCGGTGGAGGTGCTGACGCCGTCGGGCAACTGGTCGTCGTACCCGCCGCACAAGCACGACACCCCCAACCCGGGCGAGGCCGTGCTGGAGGAGATCTACTACTTCGAGGTCGCCGACCAGGGGCTCGGCTACCAGCGCGTCTACTCCTCGGAAGGGGGGCGGATCGACACCCTCGCCGAGGTGTCCTCCGGCGACGTCGTGCTGGTCCCCTACGGCTACCACGGCCCGTCGATGGCCGCGCCCGGCTACGACCTCTACTACCTCAACGTGCTGGCCGGTCCGGCCGAGGAGCGTTCGATGGCGTTCTGCGACGATCCGCGCCACGCCTGGATCCGCTCCTCGTGGGAGGGGCAGCGCATCGACCCCAGACTGCCGTTCGGGAGGACGTCATGA
- a CDS encoding Cgl0159 family (beta/alpha)8-fold protein, with protein sequence MRATRPEEIAEAAARRQRRGLPGDDERLLIIAADHPARGALAVRDRPLAMASRADLLDRLRTALSRPGVDGILAAPDVLEDLLLLGALEGKLAFGSMNRGGLQGSVFELDDRFTGFDAGAIDAMRLDGGKMLCRIDPADHGTVNTLESCARAVSELARRRLVAMVEPFWSLRTESGALRNDLSPEAVIKAISVAQALGTTSAYTWLKIPAIAEMERVMAATTLPALLLGGDPPDIDAALADWDRALRLPGVRGLVVGRALLYPPDDDVAAAVDGAAALVREVRA encoded by the coding sequence ATCCGCGCCACCCGGCCGGAGGAGATCGCCGAGGCGGCCGCCCGCCGGCAGCGGCGCGGGCTGCCCGGCGACGACGAGCGCCTGCTCATCATCGCCGCCGACCATCCGGCCCGCGGCGCCCTGGCCGTACGCGACCGGCCGCTCGCCATGGCGAGCCGCGCCGACCTGCTCGACCGGCTGCGCACCGCGCTGTCGCGGCCCGGCGTGGACGGCATCCTGGCCGCCCCCGACGTGCTGGAGGACCTGCTGCTGCTCGGCGCGCTCGAAGGCAAGCTGGCCTTCGGCTCGATGAACCGGGGCGGCCTCCAGGGCTCGGTGTTCGAGCTGGACGACCGCTTCACCGGCTTCGACGCCGGAGCCATCGACGCCATGCGGCTGGACGGCGGCAAGATGCTGTGCCGCATCGACCCGGCCGACCACGGCACCGTCAACACCCTGGAGTCCTGCGCCCGCGCCGTGAGCGAGCTGGCCCGGCGCCGGCTGGTGGCCATGGTGGAGCCGTTCTGGTCGCTGCGCACCGAGTCGGGAGCCCTGCGCAACGACCTGTCCCCCGAGGCGGTGATCAAGGCGATCAGCGTCGCCCAGGCCCTCGGCACGACCTCGGCCTACACCTGGCTGAAGATCCCCGCCATCGCCGAGATGGAGCGGGTGATGGCCGCCACCACGCTGCCCGCGCTGCTGCTCGGCGGCGATCCCCCGGACATCGACGCCGCGCTCGCCGACTGGGACCGCGCGCTGCGCCTGCCCGGCGTGCGCGGGCTCGTGGTCGGCCGGGCCCTGCTCTACCCTCCGGACGACGACGTGGCCGCCGCGGTGGACGGCGCCGCGGCCCTGGTGCGAGAGGTGCGCGCATGA
- the iolC gene encoding 5-dehydro-2-deoxygluconokinase — translation MYDLITIGRCGVDVYPLQTGVGLADVETFGKFLGGSPTNVAVAAARHGLSSAVITGVGADPFGEYVRRAIRGFGVDDRYVATYPEAPTPVTFCEIFPPDHFPIYFYRGEHPPDLRLTAGSLDLEAIAAARMFWFSLTGLSKEPSAEAHAAALAARADTRGAGWTVFDLDYRASLWPSREAARAMAARMLPYADVAVGNLEEVETAVGVREPEAAAEALLAAGARVAIVKLGPEGVHARTADESCLVKPVPVNVVNGIGAGDAFGGALCLGLLNGWPLERVIRFANAAGAFVAARLACADAMPTTAEVEELLNGVTS, via the coding sequence TTGTACGACCTGATCACGATCGGCCGCTGCGGCGTCGACGTCTACCCGCTGCAGACCGGCGTCGGGCTGGCCGACGTCGAGACCTTCGGCAAGTTCCTCGGCGGCAGCCCGACCAACGTGGCCGTCGCGGCCGCCCGCCACGGGCTGAGCTCCGCCGTGATCACCGGGGTGGGCGCCGACCCCTTCGGTGAGTACGTGCGGCGGGCGATCCGCGGGTTCGGCGTCGACGACAGGTATGTGGCCACCTACCCGGAGGCGCCGACGCCGGTCACATTCTGCGAGATCTTCCCTCCCGACCACTTCCCCATCTACTTCTACCGCGGCGAGCATCCACCCGACCTGCGTCTCACCGCCGGCTCCCTCGACCTGGAGGCGATCGCCGCGGCCCGGATGTTCTGGTTCTCGCTGACCGGGCTCAGCAAGGAGCCGAGCGCCGAGGCCCACGCCGCCGCGCTGGCCGCCCGCGCTGACACCCGCGGTGCCGGCTGGACCGTGTTCGACCTGGACTACCGGGCCTCGCTGTGGCCCTCGCGGGAGGCCGCGCGCGCGATGGCGGCCCGCATGCTGCCGTACGCGGACGTCGCGGTCGGCAACCTGGAGGAGGTCGAGACCGCGGTCGGCGTGCGCGAGCCCGAGGCCGCGGCCGAGGCGCTGCTGGCCGCCGGGGCGCGGGTGGCGATCGTGAAGCTCGGCCCCGAAGGCGTCCACGCCCGCACCGCCGACGAGAGCTGCCTGGTCAAGCCGGTGCCGGTGAACGTGGTCAACGGCATCGGCGCCGGCGACGCCTTCGGCGGCGCGCTCTGCCTGGGCCTGCTGAACGGCTGGCCGCTGGAGCGCGTCATCCGCTTCGCCAACGCCGCCGGCGCCTTCGTGGCCGCCCGGCTGGCCTGCGCCGACGCCATGCCCACGACCGCCGAGGTGGAGGAGCTGCTGAACGGAGTGACCTCGTGA